The Acidimicrobiales bacterium genomic interval TGGGCGCCCCCCGGCCGGGTCGTGGTGGCCGTGCACGACGAGGGGCCCGGCCCGGCCGACCCCTACGCCGGCCTCGTCCCCACCGGCACGGGCACCGGCACCGGCGGCTTCGGCCTCCACCTCGCCCACGAGCTGTGCGACGAGGTCACCCTGGAGCGGGGCCCGGACGGCTTCACCGTCCACCTCGTGGCGAAGGTCAGCGGGGGCGGCCCAGCAGGGTCGTGACCTCCGCGCCGGCGCGGAAGATCGTGATGTCGCCGTCCACGGAGACCTTGAGCACGACGTCGGCCGTCTCCGACAAGGTCCTGGCCGCGGCCGTGCGGGCGCCCTCGTGCTGGCTGTCGTTCGACGTGACGATGGCGCCGTAGGCGAGCAGCCGGCCGTGCCGGTCGAGCACGGTGGCCCCGTCGAGCACGGCCAGCCGGGTGAGCGTCTGCTCGTCGAGATCGGCGGCGTCGATCAGGTGGTGCAGCCTGGTCTCGGGCCGCATGGCCTCGGGGTCGATCTCGTGGCGGAGGTCGTAGCGGTCCTTGGGCGACACCGCGCCCTCGAGGCGGGCGGCGTCGCCGGTGATGGCGAGGATGGCGCCGCTCGGCAGGGCGGACACGACGAACGCCGTCCGGGCGACGAGCGCGGCGACGTCGCCGCCGCCGATCATGTCCGCGATCCACGCGCTCAGCTCGAGGGGGAAGGCCGTCCAGTGCTCGCCCCGGCGGACGAGCAGCGGCTGGCCGTCCACGAACGTCCACACGCTGCGGTCGGCGCGGACGAAGAAGCCGACGCCGCCGAGGGCGCGGGTGGCGTCGGCCACGAGCGACCCGCTGCCCACCAGCCCCTCGCCGCTCGTCGGCGGCGGCGCCCCGGGCGCGAGGCGCTGGAAGCGGTGGCGCTGGAGCTCGGTCCTCGCCCGGCCCTGCGGGTCGACCACCAGCACCGAGCGCTGGCCGTCGAACAGCAGCGGCGCCCGCTTGGCCGCCCGCACGTCCACCGGGTAGTGCAGCTCGATGCGGGGCGTGTCGTGCAGGACGTCGGCCACGACCACCCCGTGGGTGACGTCGTGGGCCTCGACCCGGGTGCCGCTCAGCTCCACGAGGAACTCCACGATCTCGGCGACGAGGGTGGCGGCGTCGGGCGCCCCGACCCTCGACGCCAGGTAGGCGGCCAGCACCTCGGCGGCCACCGTGTCCCGCAGCGCCCGGTGCAGGGCGGGGACGAGGGGCTCGCCCGTGCTCGCGCTCGGCCGCAGCCGGGCCGCGGCCCGCAGGCCGGCCGGGGCGATCACCTCGAGCAGCTCGGTGAGCGAGGACCACCGCGACGGCCGCACGAGGTGGGCGAGGCGGTCGTCGAGGCGGACGGTGAGCGTCACCCGCCAGCCGTCGGGCCCGTCGTCCGTCGCCGCGGCGACGCCCGGCGTCGGCGGCGACGCCGGACCGGGCGCCGCCCCCGGTGGCGCGTAGGTCAGGTCGACCGACGCCCCGACGAGCAGCTCGGACAGCGCGTCCGCCACGGCCGCGCCGACCGGGTCGGCGGGCGGGCCGTCGGTCGTCACGCAGTGCAGGGCCACCGGACCAGTGTGGCGGGCGCGGCGGGGTGGGGGCGCGTGACGCCTGTCGGGCCGGGCCTACGATCCGCCGATGCCCGACCGGCCGCGGTCGCCCTTCGACCCCCCGATCGACGAGATGCGGGCCATGGGCGAGCAGGTGCTCGACCTGGCCACCGCCTTCGTCGAGGAGCGCTATGACGCGAGGACGTCGGACTACGAGGGGCTGGCGCCGCTGCTCGACGCCCTGTCCGTCCCGCCCGGCGACGGCCCCACCCCGCTCGCCGACCTGCTGGCCGCCGTGCGCACGGCCGCCGGCAAGGGGTTCGACACGGCCAACCCGGGCTTCGTCGGCTACATCCCCGGCGGCGGCCTCTACGCCGCCGCCCTCGGCGACTTCCTCGCCTGCGTGCTCAACCGCTACACGGGCGTGTCCAACCCGGCGCCGGCGCTGGTGGCGCTGGAGGCCGGCGTGCTGCGCTGGCTGTGCCGGCTGTTCGGCCTGCCCGACACGTCCCAGGGCGTGCTCACCCCGGGCGGGTCCATGTCGAACCTGTCGGCCGTCGTCGCCGCCCGGACGGCTCGCCTCGGTGAGCGGTTCCTCGACGGCACCGTCTACGTGTCCGACGAGGTCCACCACTCGATCGCCAAGGCGGCCCGGATCGCCGGGCTGCCGGCCGGCGCCGTGCGCGTCGTGCCGACCGACGACGACCTGCACCTCCGGCCCGACGCCGTGCGGGCCGCCGTCGCCGCCGACCGGGCCGCCGGGCGGCGACCGTTCCTGCTCGTCGGCAGCGCCGGCACGGTCGGCACCGGCGCCGTCGACCCCCTCGACGACCTGGCCACCCTGGCCGCCGAGGAGGGGCTCTGGTTCCACGTCGACGCCGCCTACGGCGGGTTCTTCCAGCTGACCGGGCGGGGGCGGGCCCGCCTACGGGGCATCGAGCGGGCCGACTCGATCACCCTCGACCCGCACAAGGGCCTGTTCCTCCCGTACGGCACCGGCTGCCTGCTGGCCAGGGACGCGGCCGCCCTGCGGGACGCGCACGAGGTGCACGCCGAGTACCTGCCCCGCCCGTCGGAGCGGGCCGAGCTGCCCGACTTCTCGTCGTTCTCGCCGGAGCTGACCCGCGACTTCCGGGGGCTGCGCCTGTGGCTGCCCCTGCACCTGCACGGCGTCGCCACGTTCGTGCGGGCGCTCGACGAGAAGCTCGACCTCGCCGCCTACGTGCACGAGGAGCTGGCGGCGGTGCCGGCGCTCGACGTGCCGTGGCGACCCGAGCTGTCGCTCGTGGCCTTCCGCCCGCGGGGCGGCACCGACGAGGACGCCGACGCCCTGCTCCACCGCGTGAACGGCAGCGGGCGCATGTGGCTGTCGTCGGCGCCGGTGCGGGGCCGCACCTACGTGCGCATGTGCATCCTCTCCCACCGGTCCCACCCGGACCGGATCAGGGAGGCCGTCGAGATCACCCGGTCGGCGTGCCGCTGAGCTCGAACAGCCGGCGGGGGTTGTCGACCAGCATGGCGTCCACCTGCTCGTCGGTCACGCCCCGCTCCCGCACGTAGGGCAGCACCTCCTCGCCGATGTGGAGGTAGTGCCACTGGGGGAGGAGGGGCATGACGGCCGGCTCGATCCAGTCGATGTAGCAGGCCGCGTCCTGGGACAGGACCATGCGGTCGGCGTAGCCCCGCCGGCACATCTCGACCAGGGTGTCGGCCCGCTGCTCGAAGGAGACCTCCAGGTTGATGCCGAAGCGGTCCATGCCGAGCAGGAACCCGGCGTCGGCCAGCTCGGCCAGGTGGTCGCAGTCGGTGGTGTCGCCGCTGTGGCCGAGCACGATCCGCCCCGGGTCCACGCCCTCCTCGTCGCACAGCACCCGCCTGGCCTCGAGCCCGGTCCTCGTCCCCGGGTGGGTGTGCACGGTGATCGGCGTCCCCGTCCGGTGGTGGGCCCGCGCCACGGCCCGCATCACCCGCTCGACGTCGGGGGTCGGGCCGGGGGTGTCGATGGCGCACTTCAGCATCCCGGCCCGCACGCCGGTGCCGGCGATCCCCTCGGTCAGATCCCGCACGAACAGGTCGACCATCGGGTCGGGCACCTCGGCGCCGACCGCCTCGTTCAGGGCCGGGCCGCGGTGGTGGAAGAAGAACGGGACGGTGTCGTAGGTGTAGAGGCCGGTGGCGACGACGATGTTCAGCTCCGGCACCTGGTCGGCGATGCGCTGCACCCGGGGGATGTAGCGGCCGAGGCCGACGACGGTCGGGTCGACGATCGTTCGGACGCCCTGCGCGGCCAGCGCCTTCAGCCGGGCGACGGCGTCGGCCACCCGCTGGTCCTCGTCGCCCCACTCCTCGGGGTAGTTCTGCTGGACGTCGGCGGTCAGCACGAAGATGTGCTCGTGCACGTAGGTCCGCCCGAGGTCGGCCGAGTCGACCGGGCCGCGGACGGTCGCCACCTCGGTCATGCCGAGCGCAGCTCCTTCTTCAGGATCTTGCCGGTCGGGCCCTTCGGCAGGTCGTCGACCACGTGGACCTGGCGCGGGTACTTGTACGCCGCCAGCCGCTCCCGGCACCAGGCGACGAGGTCCTCGCCGGTGGCCTCGGCGCCCGGCTTCAGCACGACGTAGCCGACCACCTCCTCGCCGAGCTTCTCGTCGGGCCGGCCGATGACGGCGGCCTCGGCGACGGCCTCGTGGGCGTAGAGGACCTCCTCGACCTCGCGGGGGTAGACGTTGTAGCCGCCCCGGATGACGAGGTCCTTCTTGCGGTCGACGATGAACAAGTAGCCGTCCTCGTCCGCGTAGGCGAGGTCGCCGGTGTGGAACCAGCCGCCCCGGAACGCCTCCTCGGTGGCCTCGGGCTTGTTGTAGTAGCCCTTCATCACGTTGTGGCCCCGGATCACGATCTCGCCGACGTGGTCCTGCCCGGGCGGCAGCGGCTCGTCCTTGTCGTCGACGACGCGGACCTCGACCCCCCAGATGGGCTTGCCGATCGACAGCACCTTGCGCTGGTCGGCGCTGACGTTGAACGTCGTGGTGCTGGCCGTCTCGGACAGGCCGTAGCCCTCGAGCACGACGACGCCGGGGAACTTCTCCTCGAAGGCCCGGATGACCTCGCCGGGGATGGCGGCGCCGCCGGACACGCCGACCCGCAGCGACGAGACGTCCCGGCCGGCCAGGTCGGCCCGGAGGAGGGCGAAGTACATGGTGGGCACGCCGGAGAACAGGGTGCAGCGGTACCGCTCGACGGCGTCCAGCACGGTGTCGACGTCGAACCGGGGGACGAGAACGATCGTGCCGCCGAAGCGCACGCTCAGGTTGAGCACGCTCGACAGGCCGAACACGTGGAACAGGGGCAGCACGGCGACGCCGACGTCGTCGTCGCGGAACTCGAACAGCTCCCCGGCGACCGTGCAGTTCATGTAGAGCTGGAAGTGGGTGAGCTCGGCGCCCTTCGGCTTGCCGGTGGTGCCGCTCGTGTAGAGCAGCACCGCGGTGTCGTCGGCCGCGGTCGGCTCGATCTCGCCCAGGTCCTCGGCGAAGTACAGCTCGTCGTAGTGCCGCGTCCCCTCGGGCCGGCGGTCGTTGCCGGGCAGGTTGACGACGTAGGTGGTCACGCCCTCGACCTGCGACGCGCCCTTCACGGCCTCGTCGGCGAAGGACTCGAAGGTGACGAGCACCTTGGCGTCCGAGTCGGACAGGTGGTAGGCGACCTCGGGCGCCCGCAGCAGCGGGTTGAGCGGGACCATCACCAGGCCGGCCTTCAGGATGCCGAAGTAGGTGAACAGGAACTGCGGCAGGTTCGGGAGCTGCACGGCGACCTTGTCGCCCCGCTCGAGGCCGAGGTCCCGCAGGCTCGTGGCCACCCGGCCGGAGATCTCGTCGACCTGCGCGTAGGAGAAGGTCAGGTCGCCGAGGTGGCACAGCGGCTTGTCGGGATGCGCCCGTCGCGACTCGCGCAGGATCGTCGCGAGGTTGAAGCTCATGGTCGTCTCCTGCCGTTCGGGTTCGTGCCGCGCCTCTACCCACCCGGCGCCGGGGCCACCACGAGCTCGGCGGCGCGGGCGGCGAGGCGGTCGTCCCCCGACCCGGCGAGGGCGGTGGCCACGGCCGCCCTCGTGCCGGCGTCGTCGGGGAAGTCGGCGAGGTGGTCGTGGGCGAGGTCGGCGGCCCCGTTCGAGGGCGCCCTCGGCCAGCAGGGCGGCCAGCTCGGCCCGCTGGCGGTCGCGGCGGCAGGAGTCGGTCATGGCGGCCAGGTTGACGGCCGGCGCTGAGCGCCCGCTGGTCGCCCGCTGACCGGCACCCGCCGCGGTTACGTTGACGCGGTGGAGGTCTCCGTGCTCGGGCCCCTCCGGGTGGTCGACGGCGGCGGGCGGGAGGTGCCGGTCAACGGCGCTCGCCTCCGCAGCCTCCTCGTCCTGCTGGCCAGCCGGCCGGGGGCGCCGGTGCCGGTCGCCCACCTCGTGGACCGCCTGTGGGGCGACGAGCCGCCGGCCGGGGTGGCCAACGCCCTCCAGGCCCTCGTGTCCAAGCTGCGCCGGGCCCTCGGGGCCGCCGCCGTCGTCACGTCGCCCGGCGGCTACGCGCTGGCCGTGCCGCCCGAGGCGGTCGACGCCCACCGGTTCGAGCGGCTGGCCGAGGACGGCCGGGCCCTGCTCGCCGTGGGCGAGGCCGGGACGGCGGCCCGGGTCCTGGCCGACGCGCTGGCGCTGTGGCGGGGGCCGGCGCTGGCCGACCTCGTCGAGGCCCAGGGCGCGGTGCCGGCGGCCACCCGGCTGGAGGAGCTGCGGGCCACCGCCGTCGAGGACCGCTTCGACGCCGAGCTGGCCCTCGGCCACCACGCCGCCGCCGTCGCCGAGATCGAGGCGGCGGTGGCCGGGTCGCCCTACCGGGAGCGGCTGCGGGCCCAGCACCTGCTCGCCCTCTACCGGTGCGGCCGGCAGGCCGACGCCCTCCAGGCCTACCAGGACGCCCGCCGGGTGCTCGGGGAGGAGCTGGGGCTGGAGCCGGGGCCCGAGCTGCGGCGCCTGGAGCAGGCCGTGCTGGCCCAGGACCCGGCGCTCGACCCGCCCGCGGCGCCGACCTCGGCCGCGGGGCCGGCCACGGCCGTCGACGGGGCGCCGCCCACGAACCTGCGACCGCCGCTCACCGCGTTCGTGGGCCGGGAGGACGACCTGGCCCGGCTGGCCGACCTCGTGGGCGGCCAGCGCCTGGTCACCCTCGTCGGCCCGGGCGGCGTGGGCAAGACCCGGCTGGGCGTCGAGGCCGCGCTGCGCCACCGGTCGGCGTTCCCGGGCGGCGCCTGGTTCGTCGGCCTCGAGTCGGTCACCGCCGGCAACGCCGCGCTGGCCGTGTCCGACGCCGTCGGGCTGTCGCTGATGGACGCCGTCGGCCCCACGTCGGCCGCCGGCGTCGCCGACCGCCTCCGCGCCCTCCTCGACGACCGCGCCGCGCTCGTCGTCCTCGACAACTGCGAGCACCTCGTCGACGAGGCCGCCGGGCTGGCCGAGGCCCTCCTGTCGGGGGCCGGACGCCTGCACGTGCTGGCCACCAGCCGGGAGCCGCTGCGGGTGCCGGGCGAGGTCGTGTTCGCCGTCCCCCCGCTCGACCGGGACGACGCCGTCACCCTGTTCGCCGACCGGGCCGTCGCCGCCTCCCGGAACCTGGAGTGGGGCGAGGAGGCGGCCAGGGTGGCGGCCGGGCTGTGCGAGCGCCTCGACGGCCTGCCCCTCGCCATCGAGCTGGCCGCCGCCCGCACGAGGGCGTTCACCCTGGAGCAGCTGACCCGCCGGCTCGACGACCGGTTCGGCCTGCTGACCGGCGGGGCGAGGACGGCGGCGGCCCGCCAGCAGACCCTGCGGGCGGTCGTCGACTGGAGCTACGACCTCCTCTTCGACGACGAGCGCCGGGTGTTCGAGCGCCTCGCCGTGTTCGCCGACGGCTGCACCCTGGAGGCCGCGGAGGCGGTCTGCGGCGACGACGACCTGGCGCCCGCCGACGTCGGCGAGATCGTGGCCCGGCTGGTCGACAAGTCCCTCGTCGTCGCCGACGGCACCGGCCGGTTCCGCCTCCTCGCCACCCTGGCCGAGTACGGGCGGGAGCGGCTGGCGGCGAGGGGCGGGCTCGACGACGCCCGGTGCCGGCACGCCCGCTACCTGGTGGGCCTCGTCGAGGTCGAGATGACCCTGCTCGACCCGCCCGCCCAGCGGCGGTGGAGCGACGACGTGCGGGCCGAGCTGGACGACCTGCGGGCGGCCATGGGCTGGGCCGTGCAGGCCGCCGACGCCGAGCTGGCCCTGGTGCTGGCCGGGCGGC includes:
- a CDS encoding ATP-binding protein, which translates into the protein WAPPGRVVVAVHDEGPGPADPYAGLVPTGTGTGTGGFGLHLAHELCDEVTLERGPDGFTVHLVAKVSGGGPAGS
- a CDS encoding aminotransferase class I/II-fold pyridoxal phosphate-dependent enzyme, which translates into the protein MPDRPRSPFDPPIDEMRAMGEQVLDLATAFVEERYDARTSDYEGLAPLLDALSVPPGDGPTPLADLLAAVRTAAGKGFDTANPGFVGYIPGGGLYAAALGDFLACVLNRYTGVSNPAPALVALEAGVLRWLCRLFGLPDTSQGVLTPGGSMSNLSAVVAARTARLGERFLDGTVYVSDEVHHSIAKAARIAGLPAGAVRVVPTDDDLHLRPDAVRAAVAADRAAGRRPFLLVGSAGTVGTGAVDPLDDLATLAAEEGLWFHVDAAYGGFFQLTGRGRARLRGIERADSITLDPHKGLFLPYGTGCLLARDAAALRDAHEVHAEYLPRPSERAELPDFSSFSPELTRDFRGLRLWLPLHLHGVATFVRALDEKLDLAAYVHEELAAVPALDVPWRPELSLVAFRPRGGTDEDADALLHRVNGSGRMWLSSAPVRGRTYVRMCILSHRSHPDRIREAVEITRSACR
- a CDS encoding long-chain fatty acid--CoA ligase, producing the protein MSFNLATILRESRRAHPDKPLCHLGDLTFSYAQVDEISGRVATSLRDLGLERGDKVAVQLPNLPQFLFTYFGILKAGLVMVPLNPLLRAPEVAYHLSDSDAKVLVTFESFADEAVKGASQVEGVTTYVVNLPGNDRRPEGTRHYDELYFAEDLGEIEPTAADDTAVLLYTSGTTGKPKGAELTHFQLYMNCTVAGELFEFRDDDVGVAVLPLFHVFGLSSVLNLSVRFGGTIVLVPRFDVDTVLDAVERYRCTLFSGVPTMYFALLRADLAGRDVSSLRVGVSGGAAIPGEVIRAFEEKFPGVVVLEGYGLSETASTTTFNVSADQRKVLSIGKPIWGVEVRVVDDKDEPLPPGQDHVGEIVIRGHNVMKGYYNKPEATEEAFRGGWFHTGDLAYADEDGYLFIVDRKKDLVIRGGYNVYPREVEEVLYAHEAVAEAAVIGRPDEKLGEEVVGYVVLKPGAEATGEDLVAWCRERLAAYKYPRQVHVVDDLPKGPTGKILKKELRSA
- a CDS encoding BTAD domain-containing putative transcriptional regulator produces the protein MEVSVLGPLRVVDGGGREVPVNGARLRSLLVLLASRPGAPVPVAHLVDRLWGDEPPAGVANALQALVSKLRRALGAAAVVTSPGGYALAVPPEAVDAHRFERLAEDGRALLAVGEAGTAARVLADALALWRGPALADLVEAQGAVPAATRLEELRATAVEDRFDAELALGHHAAAVAEIEAAVAGSPYRERLRAQHLLALYRCGRQADALQAYQDARRVLGEELGLEPGPELRRLEQAVLAQDPALDPPAAPTSAAGPATAVDGAPPTNLRPPLTAFVGREDDLARLADLVGGQRLVTLVGPGGVGKTRLGVEAALRHRSAFPGGAWFVGLESVTAGNAALAVSDAVGLSLMDAVGPTSAAGVADRLRALLDDRAALVVLDNCEHLVDEAAGLAEALLSGAGRLHVLATSREPLRVPGEVVFAVPPLDRDDAVTLFADRAVAASRNLEWGEEAARVAAGLCERLDGLPLAIELAAARTRAFTLEQLTRRLDDRFGLLTGGARTAAARQQTLRAVVDWSYDLLFDDERRVFERLAVFADGCTLEAAEAVCGDDDLAPADVGEIVARLVDKSLVVADGTGRFRLLATLAEYGRERLAARGGLDDARCRHARYLVGLVEVEMTLLDPPAQRRWSDDVRAELDDLRAAMGWAVQAADAELALVLAGRLGWFWWYAGMHGEALPWLEAALAVPGDVRPRVRARALAWASAFGMVAGDTEVSRRRAVEAVEVGRLDVEPTWFAAVCMIVAWVHLRASEADLAAERCREAERTFALLADERADGFRHVAACGAAMACGDYDDAAAHAALAVEAARRRGDPWATSMAMERWGEALDAAGRHAEAAGVVDEARRLMASLGMRGQDCMLTARLADLVDLAGDRDRAQALYQEALAVARTVAAPMGEAFALNGMGIAYRLAGRLDAARAAHDAALAIYERVGSRGGRGATASYLGLLATATGDLDGAERWHLAGLDDATAVNDPESVALALEGLADVAAARGDGEAAARLLGRSAGTRASCAVPRPARIRRDADRVRAAVGALVGDRYDALAADGAATPLDALVRPELAAAR